In a genomic window of Thiosocius teredinicola:
- a CDS encoding glutamine synthetase family protein, translating to MMDAKDDSEFDLFIVDLNGNLRGKRLPASALKKVMKDGVKLPRSVVGFDFWGSDVHDNGLVFETGDSDGICWPVADQATPVPWLELPHRQLMAMMYNPDGTPFAADARQVLLGVLQRFQALNLTPVMATELEFYLLDGESEGAGRPIEPALGDGRGRRMTQTEGYSIDEMDGFSEFLADVREACVIQEIPADSITAEMGPGQFEINLNHINDAVKAADQAVMFKRLVKGVARNHGYAATFMAKPYGEHSGNGFHVHFSLLDENGRNVFDDGTEQGSDTLMHAVAGLIHTMPDCMLIFAPHLNSYRRFFRGCHAPTSATWGYENRTTAVRIPESPGIARRIEQRVPGADANPYLVLASVLAGALYGIENKLMPPRQVVGDAYSTDMEAPELPPTWESATDKFEASTVLDHYLGEEFVRVYTAAKRQEQQTLNKRITDVEYEAYLGLL from the coding sequence ATGATGGATGCAAAAGACGATAGCGAATTCGACCTGTTTATTGTGGACCTGAACGGTAACCTGCGCGGCAAACGTCTGCCGGCCAGTGCACTGAAAAAGGTGATGAAAGACGGCGTCAAGCTGCCACGTTCGGTGGTGGGTTTTGATTTCTGGGGCAGTGACGTGCACGACAACGGTCTGGTTTTCGAGACCGGCGACAGCGACGGCATCTGTTGGCCGGTCGCTGACCAGGCAACGCCTGTCCCCTGGCTGGAACTCCCCCATCGACAGCTGATGGCGATGATGTACAACCCGGATGGCACACCTTTCGCGGCGGATGCGCGACAGGTCCTGCTTGGGGTGCTGCAGCGCTTTCAGGCATTGAACCTCACGCCGGTGATGGCGACTGAGCTGGAGTTCTATCTGCTCGACGGCGAATCCGAGGGTGCCGGTCGGCCGATCGAGCCGGCGCTGGGCGACGGTCGCGGCCGGCGCATGACCCAGACCGAGGGCTACTCGATCGACGAGATGGACGGTTTTTCGGAGTTTCTCGCCGACGTGCGCGAGGCCTGTGTCATTCAAGAGATCCCGGCGGATTCGATTACCGCCGAGATGGGCCCCGGTCAGTTCGAGATCAATCTCAATCACATCAATGACGCGGTCAAGGCGGCTGATCAGGCCGTGATGTTCAAGCGTCTGGTTAAAGGTGTGGCCCGCAACCACGGTTATGCCGCCACCTTCATGGCGAAACCCTACGGCGAACACAGCGGCAATGGCTTTCACGTGCATTTCAGCCTGTTGGATGAAAACGGCCGCAACGTATTCGACGATGGCACCGAGCAGGGCAGCGATACCTTGATGCACGCGGTGGCGGGTCTGATACACACGATGCCTGATTGCATGTTGATCTTTGCGCCACACCTGAACTCGTATCGTCGTTTCTTCCGTGGCTGTCATGCGCCGACATCGGCGACCTGGGGCTACGAGAATCGCACTACCGCGGTGCGCATCCCCGAGAGCCCCGGTATTGCGCGGCGCATCGAGCAAAGAGTGCCCGGCGCGGATGCCAATCCTTACCTGGTGCTGGCCTCGGTACTGGCCGGTGCCTTGTATGGGATCGAGAACAAGCTGATGCCGCCGCGACAGGTGGTGGGCGACGCCTACAGCACGGACATGGAGGCGCCGGAGTTGCCGCCCACTTGGGAGTCGGCGACCGACAAGTTTGAAGCCAGTACGGTATTGGACCACTACCTGGGTGAGGAGTTTGTGCGTGTCTACACGGCGGCCAAACGTCAGGAGCAACAGACGCTGAATAAGCGTATCACCGACGTCGAATACGAGGCCTATCTGGGCCTTCTGTAA
- a CDS encoding glutamine amidotransferase-related protein has product MKIGILATGITPDELLDDFGSYADMLRELLLPEIADVSFETYDVRDGVFPVAASDCDAWLITGSKSSAYEDLPWIHRLKALIRQIWESQRPMVGICFGHQIVAEALGGRVEQSANGWGVGLHRYQMVGPWQQSAGVPAALTLNAFHRDQVVVKPEAAEVVASSEFCPYAVLAYGDRILTIQAHPEFSLAYEYLLIALRKGQAIPDEDAEQGLATLRQARDSTDSAAVAAWLARFLTRSP; this is encoded by the coding sequence ATGAAAATCGGCATCCTCGCGACCGGTATCACGCCCGACGAACTGCTCGACGACTTTGGCAGCTATGCCGATATGCTCAGGGAGTTATTGCTCCCTGAGATCGCGGACGTCAGCTTCGAGACCTACGATGTGCGTGACGGGGTGTTTCCGGTCGCAGCGAGCGATTGCGATGCCTGGCTGATCACTGGCTCCAAGTCCAGCGCCTACGAGGATCTGCCGTGGATCCATCGGCTCAAAGCGCTGATCCGGCAGATATGGGAATCTCAGCGGCCAATGGTCGGTATCTGTTTCGGTCACCAGATCGTGGCTGAAGCGCTCGGCGGACGCGTGGAGCAGAGTGCCAACGGTTGGGGCGTGGGCCTGCATCGTTACCAGATGGTCGGTCCGTGGCAGCAAAGCGCGGGAGTGCCGGCTGCGTTGACCTTGAATGCCTTTCATCGCGATCAGGTGGTGGTCAAGCCGGAGGCTGCAGAGGTCGTGGCCTCGTCGGAATTCTGTCCTTACGCGGTGCTGGCCTATGGCGATCGCATTCTGACGATACAGGCCCATCCGGAGTTTTCGCTGGCTTATGAATACCTTTTGATCGCGCTCAGAAAAGGCCAGGCGATCCCCGACGAAGATGCAGAGCAGGGCCTGGCGACCCTGCGCCAGGCAAGAGACAGCACGGATTCTGCTGCCGTAGCCGCTTGGCTGGCGCGTTTTCTGACGCGTAGCCCTTAA